The sequence GTACCGGCCATCCTTCTCATCTCCTGACGATTGTTCAATCAAATGACTCGATCAGCGCCAGTTTTCGCCGCCTCGATACCGTTCGTCGTCAGGCCATAACGCTTTTGGCCGATCACCCTGATGCCGCCGGGCCTATTGCAGATATTGTCGCTCAGGCGCAGGAGAAATTAATTCTTGAAGAAGAGAACCTCCTACGTCGCGAGCATCTGCTCAATCAGCGCCTTGAACAGAGTTTTCTCACTTCACCGCTGGCAACGCTAGAAGCAGACGAGCATGGGATTATCACGCGCTGGAACCCGGCAGCCGAACGGATCTTTGGCTGGAGTGCGGCTGAAGCAATTGGCAAGAATGCAATCGAACTACTGGTGCCGAACATCGCTCGCGAACAGGTTGAAGAAGTGGTCAGCACCTTGCTAAGCGGCCAGGCAAAGAATAGTCGCAATGCCAATATTACGAAAGATGGCCGGATTATTATCTGTCAGTGGTACAACGCTGTCCTATACCACTCTGACGGACGGGTCGCCGGTTGGCTTTCACAAACCGAGGACATAACTGAACAAATTCGCGCTGAAGAGGCGTTACGCGAAAGTCAGCAACGACTTGCCAGGCTGATGCGTAATTTACCGGGTATTGCCTATCGGGTCTACAAAAAGGATCGTTGGGTTGCTGAGTTTATGAGTGAAGGGGTGCTTGCTGTCACCGGTTACCCGGCGAGTGATTTTATCGCTGTTGGCAATCAGCCACCGCGTCGCTATTTTGGTGATTTGATCCTCCCTGAAGATCGCGACATCGTGCGGGAAAGTGTCAAAACGGCCATTGCGCAGCAACGCCAGTTTGAGGTTATGTATCGAATTCGGCATGCCGATGGCAGTATACGCTGGTTGTGGGAACGCGGGACGGGCGTCTTCAATGATGACGGTCAACTAGAGGCTGTAGAAGGGTTTATCAGTGATGTCACCGCCGAACGCCAGGCCGCCGAAGAACGGCAGGCGATGAGCGAACGGATTATTGCTGCCCAACAGGCTGCCCTCCGCGAATTGAGTACCCCGATTGTGCCGATTATGCAGGGGGTAATTGCAATGCCTCTCATCGGGAGTATCGACAGCTACCGTGCGCAACAAGTCATTGAAACCTTACTGGAAGGGGTCAATACAACTGGCGCTCAGATAGTGATCCTCGATGTCACCGGTGTACCGGTCGTTGATACCCAGGTTGCCAATACACTCTTACGCTCGGCTCAGGCGGTGCGTCTGTTGGGGGCAGAAGTTTTGTTGACCGGTATCCGCCCTGAGGTGGCCCAAACTATCGTTGGATTAGGCCTCGATTTGAGTCATATTCGTACACTGGCAACCTTGCAAGATGGTGTTATGTATGCACTTGGCCGTCAATCTCGTGAGCGTGCCACAGTGCAGCGTATCAGACAAGGAGATCACTATGATGCTCGAGCGAGCACAGGCTCTCGCAGATGAGATCA comes from Chloroflexus sp. Y-396-1 and encodes:
- a CDS encoding PAS domain S-box protein, whose translation is MTSPLAIADMLRARSASSPSADRPLLVALADSLSTGHPSHLLTIVQSNDSISASFRRLDTVRRQAITLLADHPDAAGPIADIVAQAQEKLILEEENLLRREHLLNQRLEQSFLTSPLATLEADEHGIITRWNPAAERIFGWSAAEAIGKNAIELLVPNIAREQVEEVVSTLLSGQAKNSRNANITKDGRIIICQWYNAVLYHSDGRVAGWLSQTEDITEQIRAEEALRESQQRLARLMRNLPGIAYRVYKKDRWVAEFMSEGVLAVTGYPASDFIAVGNQPPRRYFGDLILPEDRDIVRESVKTAIAQQRQFEVMYRIRHADGSIRWLWERGTGVFNDDGQLEAVEGFISDVTAERQAAEERQAMSERIIAAQQAALRELSTPIVPIMQGVIAMPLIGSIDSYRAQQVIETLLEGVNTTGAQIVILDVTGVPVVDTQVANTLLRSAQAVRLLGAEVLLTGIRPEVAQTIVGLGLDLSHIRTLATLQDGVMYALGRQSRERATVQRIRQGDHYDARASTGSRR